A stretch of [Clostridium] innocuum DNA encodes these proteins:
- a CDS encoding helix-turn-helix domain-containing protein, which translates to MQLKDLLNEYKCRMSVTNDYIAEHVGVNKSTVSRWMKGETKVMKPAVIEKLSYLLGTDVESLLKNSDRFEKPLLGTAKAGYGLFAEENLAGYEEVSKSDYYRGDYFLRVCGDSMTGAHIHDQDLIYVKQCDDVKSGTIAVILIGNTEVTVKRIIKKEPFLILEAANPTVPARYFTQEEVRDLPVKIIGKVLYSRSDIA; encoded by the coding sequence ATGCAGTTAAAAGATTTATTAAATGAATATAAATGCCGGATGAGTGTTACCAATGACTATATAGCAGAGCATGTCGGCGTCAATAAATCAACGGTTTCACGGTGGATGAAGGGTGAGACTAAGGTCATGAAGCCTGCTGTTATTGAAAAGCTTTCTTATCTGCTGGGTACAGATGTAGAATCCTTATTAAAGAATTCTGACAGATTTGAAAAGCCGCTGCTTGGAACAGCAAAGGCCGGATATGGATTATTTGCAGAAGAAAATTTGGCAGGCTATGAGGAGGTATCAAAGAGCGATTACTATCGGGGCGATTATTTTCTTCGCGTCTGCGGTGACTCCATGACAGGTGCTCATATACATGATCAGGATCTTATCTATGTAAAGCAGTGTGATGATGTAAAAAGTGGTACTATCGCTGTTATCCTGATTGGAAATACAGAGGTGACCGTAAAACGCATTATAAAAAAAGAACCTTTCCTCATTCTGGAGGCAGCCAATCCCACTGTGCCTGCCCGCTACTTTACGCAGGAGGAAGTGAGAGATCTCCCTGTAAAAATTATTGGAAAAGTTCTTTACAGCCGCTCTGATATCGCCTGA
- a CDS encoding dihydrofolate reductase, whose translation MRNVTLFIAMSLDGYIAKKDGSVDWLQGQETEQDDMVSYQEFIQDVDTVIMGWNTYHQIITELSPERWLYEHLESYIFTHRKLIGKKNIHFIQGDICESILHMKRQEGKDIWICGGADIIQPLIEQNIIDTYHISVIPIILGSGIPLFQGRKTILKLKLAASKSYNGITDLIYKRR comes from the coding sequence ATGAGAAATGTAACCTTGTTTATAGCGATGAGTCTTGATGGATATATAGCAAAAAAGGATGGATCTGTTGACTGGCTGCAGGGACAGGAAACTGAACAGGATGATATGGTGTCTTATCAGGAATTCATACAGGATGTGGATACCGTGATAATGGGCTGGAATACCTATCATCAAATAATTACGGAGCTTTCACCAGAACGTTGGCTTTATGAACATTTGGAAAGCTATATATTTACACATAGGAAATTGATTGGTAAGAAAAATATCCATTTCATTCAGGGAGACATATGTGAAAGTATACTGCATATGAAAAGGCAGGAAGGAAAAGATATTTGGATATGCGGTGGCGCAGATATTATTCAGCCCTTAATTGAACAGAATATAATTGATACTTATCATATCTCTGTGATTCCGATTATATTAGGCAGCGGTATACCATTATTTCAAGGGCGAAAAACAATTTTGAAATTAAAGCTTGCTGCCTCTAAATCGTATAACGGCATTACAGATTTGATATATAAACGAAGATAA
- a CDS encoding glycerol dehydrogenase: MAKVLISPGKYVQGAGEMKKLGVYAEGYGTKALILISEGGYRRIGKDIENSFAGTGCTFIFDYFHGECSKHEIERLRGVMKKNTCNLVIGIGGGKIFDTAKAVAHYEKTAVLICPTIASTDAPCSALSVIYTDEGVFEEYLFLPANPNLVLMDTDIIAKSPVRLTVAGMGDALATYFEARACEQSDAVSCAGGKVTGAAMALAKLCFETLMEEGVKAKLALEAGVCTPAVEKIIEANTLLSGIGFESAGLAGAHAIHNGLTVLEECHHMYHGEKVAFGTIAQLVLENVEAAELQEIIEFCIELGLPVTLEELGAAEITKEKIMAVAKAACAENDTLHNMPFEVTPDKVYAAIIAADAYGHYFLNES; encoded by the coding sequence ATGGCAAAGGTTTTAATTAGCCCTGGAAAATATGTACAGGGTGCTGGTGAAATGAAAAAACTGGGAGTATACGCAGAAGGGTATGGAACGAAAGCACTGATTTTGATCAGTGAGGGCGGATATCGCAGAATTGGAAAGGATATTGAAAATAGCTTTGCTGGAACAGGCTGTACGTTTATTTTTGATTATTTTCATGGAGAATGTTCAAAACATGAAATAGAGCGGTTACGTGGAGTTATGAAGAAAAACACATGTAATCTTGTGATAGGTATCGGTGGAGGAAAAATCTTTGATACAGCCAAGGCGGTTGCACATTATGAAAAAACTGCTGTTTTGATTTGTCCAACCATAGCGTCAACAGATGCTCCATGCAGTGCCCTTTCCGTAATCTATACAGATGAAGGGGTTTTTGAAGAATATCTCTTTTTACCTGCTAATCCGAATCTGGTCCTGATGGATACAGATATCATTGCAAAATCTCCTGTAAGACTTACTGTAGCTGGGATGGGTGATGCTCTTGCAACCTATTTTGAAGCGCGGGCATGTGAGCAGAGTGATGCGGTGAGCTGCGCAGGCGGTAAGGTTACCGGAGCTGCTATGGCACTTGCAAAGCTGTGCTTTGAAACTTTAATGGAGGAAGGTGTGAAGGCGAAGCTTGCTTTGGAAGCGGGCGTGTGTACTCCTGCTGTTGAAAAGATTATAGAGGCTAATACGCTGCTTAGCGGCATTGGCTTCGAGAGCGCTGGTCTTGCAGGAGCTCATGCGATTCATAATGGTCTGACTGTATTGGAGGAATGCCACCATATGTATCATGGCGAGAAGGTTGCATTTGGCACCATTGCACAGCTGGTTTTAGAAAATGTTGAAGCTGCTGAGCTGCAGGAAATCATAGAATTCTGTATTGAGCTTGGATTACCTGTTACACTGGAGGAGCTTGGTGCTGCTGAAATCACAAAAGAGAAAATAATGGCAGTAGCGAAGGCAGCATGTGCGGAAAATGATACACTGCATAACATGCCGTTTGAGGTCACTCCGGATAAGGTGTATGCGGCTATTATCGCGGCAGATGCTTATGGACATTATTTCCTTAATGAAAGCTGA
- a CDS encoding excinuclease ABC subunit UvrA → MKKQDSIVIRGLNQNNLKHVSLTIPKDKIVVFTGVSGSGKSSIVFDTIAAESQRQMNETYTAFIRGRLPKFEKPKVDHIDHLSASVIIDQSRLQGNARSTVGTISDLYSAMRLLFSRIGSPYIGSASCFSFNDPSGMCPECSGLGKVIELDICKALDPEKSWKEGMVDLPAFHPGNWYYRQYTESGLFDLEKPLKNYSEQEYNLLLYGAYKRGDKRLNKRVEGIHNHFSRLLINRDHSGSSEVSKKRLEEMIQEKECPLCHGKRLNEHGLSCKINGFTIADLCDMEFLKLRDVISGIKDARVTTIIEALTASLSRMIDIGLPYLSMNRESSTLSGGEAQRLKLVRYMGSSLTGLTYIFDEPSTGMHPRDVYRMTDLLRKLRDRGNTVLVVEHDKDVIRIADEIIDVGPLAGRNGGRIMFQGSYEQLLCSDTRTGHAMREQIRIKNQPRIPTEYLSINNASLHNLKHVSVDIPLHILTVVSGVAGSGKSSLIRDVFAKQYEDRVVLVDQTPITATGRSTPATFLDFSNDIRKLMANEHHIVVGMFSFNSKGACPHCHGKGIVVTELVFMDPVTTVCEMCEGKRYSEEALSYEYRGHNIADIMELTVEDALEFFNDKPKIFRKLLTLHEVGLSYLSLGQPLSTLSGGERQRIKLAKHLKNKGNIFILDEPTTGLHASDIKSIMKLLEGFVERGNTVIIIEHNLDVMKQADYIIDIGPDGGTAGGEVVFMGTPKQMLEQADTITAHYLRKSCYGVTQQ, encoded by the coding sequence ATGAAAAAACAAGACAGCATAGTGATTCGAGGACTGAATCAAAATAACCTGAAGCATGTATCTCTTACCATACCTAAAGACAAAATTGTTGTATTCACGGGAGTATCCGGCTCTGGAAAATCCAGCATTGTATTTGATACAATTGCTGCAGAGAGTCAACGCCAGATGAACGAGACTTATACTGCTTTCATACGAGGACGCCTTCCTAAATTCGAAAAGCCTAAAGTAGATCACATCGATCATTTGAGTGCCTCAGTTATTATCGATCAAAGCAGACTACAGGGGAATGCCAGATCAACCGTTGGCACCATCAGTGATCTTTACTCTGCTATGCGACTGCTATTCTCGCGAATAGGCTCCCCCTATATAGGAAGCGCCTCCTGTTTCTCCTTCAACGATCCAAGTGGAATGTGTCCGGAGTGCTCAGGGCTTGGAAAAGTTATTGAACTGGATATATGTAAAGCACTAGATCCCGAGAAATCATGGAAGGAGGGAATGGTCGATCTTCCTGCCTTCCATCCTGGTAACTGGTATTATCGACAGTACACAGAATCCGGTTTGTTTGATCTTGAAAAGCCGCTTAAAAATTATAGCGAACAGGAATACAATCTTCTTTTATACGGAGCCTACAAACGTGGAGACAAACGGTTGAATAAACGTGTTGAAGGTATTCACAATCATTTTTCAAGACTTCTTATCAACCGGGACCATTCGGGCTCCTCTGAGGTTTCAAAAAAACGTTTAGAAGAGATGATACAGGAAAAAGAATGCCCACTTTGTCATGGTAAGCGATTAAATGAGCATGGTTTGTCCTGTAAAATCAACGGATTTACAATTGCTGATCTTTGTGACATGGAGTTTCTGAAGTTACGGGATGTTATCAGTGGAATAAAGGATGCAAGAGTAACCACAATTATAGAGGCTCTAACAGCATCTCTGAGCCGTATGATTGATATCGGGCTTCCGTATCTGAGCATGAACAGAGAATCCTCCACACTATCAGGGGGTGAAGCACAGAGACTGAAGCTGGTCCGTTATATGGGGAGCTCCTTGACAGGTTTAACCTATATATTTGATGAACCAAGCACAGGCATGCATCCAAGAGATGTATACAGAATGACAGATTTGCTTCGCAAGCTGAGAGACAGAGGAAATACAGTTCTGGTAGTAGAACACGATAAGGATGTCATCAGAATAGCAGATGAAATAATAGATGTAGGCCCACTGGCAGGAAGAAATGGCGGGAGGATTATGTTTCAGGGAAGCTATGAGCAGCTTTTATGTTCAGATACACGAACCGGTCATGCAATGCGTGAGCAAATCAGGATAAAAAATCAGCCCAGAATCCCAACTGAATATCTTTCCATAAATAACGCATCACTACACAATCTGAAGCATGTCTCTGTGGATATTCCTCTGCATATTCTTACAGTGGTGAGCGGCGTGGCAGGTTCAGGAAAAAGCTCTCTTATCCGTGATGTCTTTGCAAAGCAATACGAAGACCGTGTAGTCCTCGTGGATCAGACGCCAATAACTGCAACCGGCCGGTCTACACCTGCAACCTTCCTGGATTTCAGTAATGATATCAGAAAGCTGATGGCAAATGAACATCACATTGTTGTCGGTATGTTTTCCTTCAACAGCAAAGGAGCATGTCCGCATTGCCATGGAAAGGGAATTGTTGTTACAGAGCTCGTATTTATGGACCCTGTAACAACCGTATGCGAAATGTGCGAAGGAAAACGCTACAGCGAGGAGGCATTATCTTATGAGTACCGTGGACATAACATAGCCGACATTATGGAATTAACCGTTGAAGATGCATTGGAATTCTTCAATGACAAGCCAAAGATTTTCAGAAAACTGCTCACCCTGCACGAGGTAGGTTTATCCTATCTGTCACTCGGACAACCACTATCAACACTTTCCGGTGGTGAGCGTCAGAGAATTAAGCTTGCAAAGCATCTTAAAAATAAAGGAAATATTTTTATACTGGATGAGCCAACTACTGGTCTTCATGCATCCGATATCAAAAGTATCATGAAACTGCTGGAAGGCTTTGTAGAACGAGGTAATACAGTTATCATTATCGAGCATAATCTGGATGTGATGAAGCAGGCAGATTATATCATAGATATCGGACCGGATGGCGGTACTGCAGGTGGAGAGGTTGTTTTCATGGGGACACCAAAGCAAATGCTTGAACAGGCTGACACTATAACTGCACACTATTTAAGAAAATCCTGTTATGGAGTAACACAGCAATAG
- a CDS encoding collagen-like protein — protein sequence MLKMLEDTGITGPTGPTGPTGPTGPRGITGSTGANGATGISGATGPTGANGSTGPTGARGATGPNGATGETGPKGTTGATGLTGATGISGATGPTGANGTAGPTGSRGNTGPTGATGNTGIQGATGATGENGATGATGASGEPGLPGASGPTGATGNTGPTGSDGATGATGETGAAGSTGATGATGADGVSGPTGATGNTGPTGAIGVTGPIGATGQNGEAGPTGPAGNTGVTGATGDTGPTGNTGATGNDGNTGATGATGNTGADGIQGATGPIGPTGSTGATGITGATGISGITGADGATGPTGATGSTGANGITGPTGATGSTGATGLSGIQGATGATGNTGTNGSTGPTGPTGATGSIGNTGATGTNGVTGATGPQGNTGVTGANGITGPTGATGSTGATATAQNGQFSVNASSISSNSLITFSTAFINGTTISAASTTAINLSAGHVYQVSFLVKASVTVAGAIGVTPQLNGVSQTGFATSANATLTAPTVSVSGTFLVNTLISADVQVSFLYTSSLLANSPSGVFSILQIQ from the coding sequence ATGCTGAAGATGCTGGAAGATACTGGGATTACAGGTCCTACCGGGCCTACAGGTCCCACTGGACCGACAGGTCCGCGAGGTATTACAGGAAGCACAGGAGCAAACGGCGCTACAGGTATCAGTGGTGCGACGGGGCCTACTGGTGCTAATGGAAGTACAGGTCCTACCGGAGCACGAGGTGCAACAGGACCAAATGGTGCAACGGGCGAAACAGGACCGAAAGGCACAACCGGTGCGACAGGGTTAACAGGAGCGACAGGAATCAGCGGTGCGACGGGGCCTACTGGCGCGAACGGAACAGCAGGACCAACAGGTTCCAGAGGCAATACAGGACCAACAGGAGCAACTGGAAATACCGGTATACAGGGAGCTACCGGAGCTACGGGAGAGAATGGAGCAACGGGGGCTACAGGGGCAAGTGGTGAACCTGGTTTACCAGGAGCGAGCGGACCTACAGGTGCAACCGGAAACACAGGACCGACTGGAAGTGATGGAGCGACAGGTGCAACCGGGGAAACCGGGGCAGCAGGCAGCACAGGCGCGACAGGCGCAACGGGCGCGGATGGCGTTAGCGGGCCCACAGGGGCAACCGGCAATACAGGTCCTACTGGGGCCATTGGTGTTACAGGACCGATTGGAGCAACCGGACAAAACGGAGAAGCAGGACCGACAGGTCCTGCTGGCAATACCGGAGTTACGGGTGCAACCGGGGATACAGGTCCTACGGGAAATACCGGAGCAACTGGCAATGATGGAAATACTGGAGCAACCGGAGCGACTGGTAATACAGGAGCTGATGGCATACAGGGAGCTACAGGTCCCATCGGGCCCACAGGTTCAACCGGAGCAACTGGAATAACCGGAGCGACCGGGATAAGTGGTATAACAGGCGCAGACGGAGCTACAGGTCCTACCGGGGCCACAGGCAGCACAGGCGCGAACGGCATTACAGGACCGACAGGTGCAACCGGCAGCACGGGAGCTACAGGACTTTCCGGCATACAGGGTGCCACAGGAGCGACCGGTAATACAGGAACCAATGGAAGCACGGGACCGACTGGTCCAACGGGAGCTACAGGCTCTATCGGTAATACCGGGGCAACTGGTACTAACGGAGTCACAGGCGCAACCGGACCACAGGGTAATACCGGTGTAACCGGAGCCAATGGAATTACCGGACCAACAGGAGCAACCGGCAGCACGGGAGCGACCGCAACAGCGCAAAATGGACAATTTTCTGTCAATGCATCGTCCATATCCAGCAACTCTCTCATTACATTTTCTACTGCATTTATCAACGGAACAACTATTTCAGCAGCAAGTACAACTGCAATCAATCTGAGTGCCGGACATGTCTATCAGGTTTCTTTTTTGGTAAAAGCATCTGTAACTGTAGCAGGTGCAATCGGTGTTACACCTCAGCTAAACGGTGTTTCCCAAACAGGCTTTGCGACAAGTGCCAACGCTACATTAACGGCACCAACAGTTAGTGTCAGCGGAACATTTCTTGTAAATACGCTGATTAGTGCAGATGTTCAGGTCTCTTTCCTTTATACATCTTCACTGCTTGCAAACTCTCCATCTGGTGTCTTCAGTATATTACAGATACAGTAG
- a CDS encoding molecular chaperone Hsp90, with the protein MKQELMDAITEKTKELMNSVTCSAEARAAAQTWLDAVGTQRIEEVTQAYMKELEEDIVTIQDLIALAESNQGKQIFGEEKAVQVAEHAKEIKQQGALYCDCPACTAAAYILEKKDELLKAVRDK; encoded by the coding sequence ATGAAACAAGAATTGATGGATGCTATCACAGAAAAAACAAAGGAGCTTATGAATTCTGTTACTTGCAGTGCAGAAGCAAGGGCTGCGGCTCAGACATGGCTTGATGCGGTAGGCACACAGCGCATTGAGGAGGTAACTCAGGCGTATATGAAAGAACTGGAGGAAGATATTGTCACTATTCAGGATTTGATTGCGCTGGCAGAATCAAATCAGGGAAAGCAGATATTTGGTGAAGAGAAGGCAGTTCAGGTAGCGGAGCATGCAAAGGAAATCAAACAGCAGGGAGCGCTATACTGCGATTGTCCTGCATGTACAGCGGCTGCCTATATTCTGGAGAAAAAGGATGAGCTTCTCAAAGCAGTGAGAGATAAGTAA
- a CDS encoding queuosine precursor transporter: protein MSNFKLRLLIYFATISASTLLISNLAAVKLWNFFGIAVDGGVVVFPITYIIGDLIVEFYGKKIAKNIILAGFFINILAIIVFYIVIALPPYEGWTMQTAMASVLGFTPRIIIGSLTAYVCSNFLNNYIFTRLKNGNGLFASSFIARALGSSAFAHIIDCVIFETIAFIGVLTFQEFLAQAVFAYVLGIGFEIVFSPIEAFIANLLRGKMTDDKL from the coding sequence ATGTCAAATTTTAAACTCAGGCTTTTAATCTATTTCGCAACGATTTCTGCGAGTACGCTGTTAATTTCAAATTTAGCAGCAGTAAAGCTATGGAATTTTTTTGGTATTGCAGTTGATGGAGGTGTCGTAGTATTTCCGATCACTTATATTATCGGAGATTTGATTGTTGAATTTTATGGAAAAAAGATTGCCAAAAATATTATTCTAGCTGGTTTCTTTATTAATATACTTGCGATTATCGTGTTTTATATAGTAATCGCGCTTCCTCCTTATGAAGGATGGACAATGCAAACTGCTATGGCAAGTGTTTTGGGATTTACTCCCCGCATTATTATCGGTTCGCTGACAGCATATGTTTGTTCAAATTTCCTGAACAATTATATATTTACAAGATTAAAAAACGGAAACGGATTATTCGCTTCCAGCTTTATCGCGCGTGCGCTGGGCTCTTCAGCCTTTGCGCATATTATTGATTGTGTCATATTTGAGACAATTGCATTTATCGGCGTCCTTACTTTTCAGGAGTTTCTTGCACAGGCAGTATTCGCCTATGTTCTGGGAATCGGCTTTGAAATTGTATTCTCACCGATAGAAGCATTCATAGCAAACTTATTAAGAGGTAAGATGACAGATGACAAACTATAA
- the tgt gene encoding tRNA guanosine(34) transglycosylase Tgt — MTNYKNNNTFSFEIIKRIPGKLGRAGIIHTPHGDIKTPAFMSVGTKGEVKFVSMEDLYLIQAQAMLSNGYHLRNASFEIAENGGLASWSGWNGPTLTDSGGFQVMSLGSGMGKVVSMKRENDVINTDPKDRLAHVTEDGVRFHDPFTDQEDFIGPEESMQIQCRIGADIHMAYDELTSLADSYEYNVEALARTERWAIRSINEHKKHCDDLGYHQSLYGVLQGGRWEDLRRSTAKRFAEMDFDGYGLGGAFLKESLGDILRWCCEELPETKPRHLLGLSHPDDILIGTEMGADTFDCVAPTREARHGKLYTKHGPIKLSKFTDSPLLLDENCDCPTCQAGWTRGELRALWKSGSTEGKHKYFNLATLHNLRFIIRLTENTRQAILEDRFAEFKEAFLKCYYPQSEK; from the coding sequence ATGACAAACTATAAAAATAACAATACATTCAGCTTTGAAATAATAAAGCGGATACCAGGCAAGCTTGGCCGTGCCGGTATTATTCATACACCCCATGGGGATATCAAGACACCGGCATTTATGAGTGTTGGTACAAAGGGTGAAGTGAAATTTGTATCTATGGAGGATTTGTACCTGATACAGGCGCAGGCTATGCTGAGTAACGGATACCACTTGCGTAATGCCTCCTTTGAAATTGCTGAAAACGGCGGACTTGCGTCATGGTCCGGCTGGAACGGACCTACACTGACAGATTCCGGAGGTTTTCAGGTTATGTCTCTGGGATCCGGTATGGGAAAAGTAGTCAGTATGAAGCGGGAAAATGATGTCATAAATACAGATCCCAAAGATCGACTCGCACATGTTACAGAGGATGGTGTCAGATTCCATGACCCGTTTACAGATCAGGAGGATTTTATCGGACCTGAGGAATCCATGCAAATTCAATGCCGAATCGGTGCTGATATTCATATGGCCTACGATGAGCTGACATCCCTTGCGGACAGTTATGAATATAATGTTGAGGCTTTGGCCCGTACAGAGCGCTGGGCAATCCGTAGTATAAATGAACACAAAAAGCACTGTGATGATCTTGGATATCATCAGTCACTTTATGGTGTTCTACAGGGTGGACGCTGGGAGGACCTGCGCCGCTCAACCGCTAAAAGATTTGCCGAGATGGATTTTGATGGCTATGGTCTTGGCGGTGCTTTTCTAAAGGAAAGCCTTGGTGACATATTGCGCTGGTGCTGTGAAGAGCTTCCGGAAACCAAGCCGCGGCATCTGCTTGGTCTTTCCCATCCTGACGATATTCTGATTGGTACAGAAATGGGTGCAGATACCTTTGATTGTGTTGCGCCAACCCGTGAAGCAAGGCATGGAAAGCTGTATACAAAGCATGGCCCTATCAAGCTGTCAAAATTTACAGACAGTCCGCTTCTGCTGGATGAGAACTGTGACTGCCCAACCTGTCAAGCAGGATGGACGCGCGGAGAGCTTCGTGCATTGTGGAAATCCGGAAGCACAGAGGGTAAGCACAAATATTTCAACCTTGCTACTCTTCATAATCTACGCTTTATTATTCGCCTTACAGAGAATACAAGGCAGGCAATTCTGGAGGATCGGTTTGCGGAATTCAAGGAAGCTTTCTTAAAATGCTATTATCCGCAAAGCGAAAAATAA
- a CDS encoding methylated-DNA--[protein]-cysteine S-methyltransferase has translation MLYKATYFSPVGKITLASDGDNIIGLWLEGQKYYGGTLTEKCFTRENIPIFLSAKAWLDKYFAGERPLIENLPLLPKGGEFRQNVWKLLCQIPYGEVVTYGDIARKMAVVTGKPKMSAQAVGGAVGHNPISIIIPCHRVVGTNGSLTGYAGGIDVKIKLLTLEGADMKRLFIPKKGTAL, from the coding sequence ATGCTTTACAAAGCGACTTATTTTTCACCCGTTGGAAAAATAACATTGGCTTCAGATGGTGATAACATAATTGGTTTATGGTTAGAGGGTCAGAAATATTATGGCGGCACACTGACTGAAAAATGCTTCACGAGGGAGAATATTCCTATTTTCCTATCCGCTAAAGCTTGGCTGGATAAATATTTTGCGGGTGAAAGACCTTTGATTGAGAATCTTCCGCTTTTACCAAAAGGTGGAGAATTTCGACAGAATGTGTGGAAGCTTTTATGTCAGATTCCGTACGGAGAGGTGGTGACCTATGGGGATATTGCAAGAAAAATGGCAGTTGTCACAGGTAAGCCGAAGATGTCTGCACAGGCAGTCGGCGGTGCTGTTGGTCATAACCCGATATCCATTATCATCCCATGTCATCGTGTAGTTGGCACAAACGGCAGCTTAACTGGCTATGCAGGAGGAATTGATGTGAAAATCAAATTGCTTACACTGGAGGGGGCAGATATGAAGAGGCTGTTTATTCCGAAAAAAGGTACAGCTCTGTGA
- a CDS encoding AraC family transcriptional regulator has translation MDSSVKEQLMDYKKVLEQAVIYIEQHLNEGLSVEEVSKVTGYSYYHLNRQFIAVLGESIGNYIKKRRLANAAQKLLYTDEKIITIALDNNFESAEAFSRAFKSVYKVNPSTYRSNRIHTFASGKQRLNDEKITHLIEHINVHPKLVELPEIEIAGIRNKVSLHQDELKEHWEAFYKLLPEQYRNRRRFGVYESCDNLTHYMIHEDMQFHEVLGFEMNAADMISDTFVRRKIQKGRYAVFTHHGGLQKLSQTINYIWGTWILSTKEVLASRDSFELYDERFHGYADADTEIDIYVAIQ, from the coding sequence ATGGATTCCTCTGTAAAGGAGCAGCTTATGGACTATAAAAAAGTGCTGGAGCAGGCAGTGATTTATATAGAGCAGCATTTAAATGAAGGGTTGAGTGTAGAAGAGGTCTCTAAGGTTACCGGTTATTCCTATTATCATTTGAATCGTCAGTTTATTGCGGTATTAGGAGAGAGTATAGGGAATTATATTAAGAAGCGCAGATTGGCAAATGCTGCGCAAAAGCTTCTTTACACAGATGAAAAGATTATTACGATTGCGCTTGATAATAATTTTGAATCAGCTGAAGCTTTCAGCCGTGCATTTAAAAGTGTATATAAAGTGAATCCATCAACATATCGAAGCAATCGTATTCATACATTTGCCTCAGGAAAGCAGCGTCTGAATGATGAAAAAATAACACATCTGATAGAGCATATAAATGTTCATCCAAAACTTGTTGAGCTTCCTGAAATTGAAATTGCAGGTATCCGTAACAAGGTATCACTGCATCAGGATGAGCTGAAGGAGCATTGGGAAGCATTTTACAAGCTGCTTCCGGAGCAATATAGAAATCGCAGAAGATTTGGCGTTTATGAATCCTGTGACAATCTGACCCATTACATGATTCATGAGGATATGCAGTTTCATGAGGTATTGGGGTTCGAGATGAATGCCGCAGACATGATTTCGGACACTTTTGTGCGCCGTAAGATTCAAAAAGGACGTTATGCAGTATTTACCCATCATGGTGGTTTACAAAAGCTGTCACAGACAATTAATTATATCTGGGGAACATGGATTCTTTCAACAAAAGAGGTGCTTGCTTCCAGAGATTCTTTTGAGCTGTATGATGAGCGGTTTCACGGTTATGCTGATGCGGATACAGAAATTGATATTTATGTGGCGATACAATGA